In the Corvus cornix cornix isolate S_Up_H32 chromosome 27, ASM73873v5, whole genome shotgun sequence genome, ctgaGGACAGGTCAGGTCACTGGGGACACCAAGGCCATGGGCAGAGGGACCCCAGAACAGCAGGACAGGGTGAGGGGGCAGCCCTGCCTTTGTTCCTGGGTGCCCCTGGCAGAGGATTTGGGGTGAGGGGTGTCTATGTGCCCCCGCAGACATCAAGGAGCACgtgaagcagctggagaaggcGGTGTCGGGGAAGGAGCCACGCTACGTCCTGCGGGCGCTGCGGGCTCTGCCCTCCACCTCCCGCCGCCTCAACCCCAACGTGCTGCACAAGGCCATCCACGGCTTCTTCACCTCCAACTGCACTGTCAGGGACTTCCTGCTTGGATTCCTGGAGGAGGTAGGGACAGGGGTGGGGAAGGGACACCTGCTCTGtcacctctgccctgctctggtgacaccccccagcacaggaaggatgtggaggggcaggagggaatCCAGAGGAAGCACCAAGATGAtcacagggatggagcagttctgctgtggggaaaggctgaaggaattgggattgttcagcctggagaagagaaggtgtAGGGGTCATGTCACTGTGGCCTCCCAGTATCTGAAGAAGCAACagaagagatggagagggactatttacaagggcttggagtgacaggacaagggggagtggctTGCCACTGACAGAGCAGGATTAGATGAGCTGttgggaagaagttcttccctgtgagggcagTGAAGCAGtggaatggatttcccagggaagttgtggctgccccattcctagaagtgttcaaggccagaatgggcagggcttggagctgcCTTGTctagtggagggtgtccctgcctatggcagaggtgggactgggtgaactttaagatctcttccaacccaaacccaccTGGGATTCAATGATTGTTTCCCTCTCCAAGGAGGGAACAGGGCAGGGGGATTTGGGGACACTGGGGAtgagcagcccctctgctcagaCACAtgtgtgagcagggacaggtccctgcagccctggccatGCTCCTGTCacacctggagcagagctgtctcTGCACAGGGACAGAGATCCAAcatttctctctcccctcagtCCATGGACACAGAAGCTGAGCTGCAGTTCCGCCCACGGACGGGGAAAGCAGCctcagcccctctcctgccAGAGGTGGAGACctacctgcagctgctgctcgtCATCTACCTGATGAACAGCAAGAGGTACCCCGAGGTGAGACCCCCAAGCTGCCCCCACAGCGCTCCTGCTCGGTGGGGAccccctggccctgccccaCGCTGTCCCCTCAGTGTTTGGGCACTGCCCCAGGTTCAGCCCCACAGCCTGGGTGGTCTCTGCCCCTCCCAGGATCAATCCCCCTGCTCTGacctcccttcccctcctgcaggCTCAGAAGGTGTCTGATGACCTGATGCAGAAGATCAGCTCCCAGAACCGCCGGGCCCTGGACCTGGTGGTGGCCAAGTGTTACTATTACCACTCCCGGATCTACGAATTCCTGAACAAACTCGACGTGGTCCGGAGGTGGGATGGGGCCTGTGGGGGGCTGTCTCTCAACGTGATCCCcctgttttcctccctcttcGCTGATTCCTTGTCCCACCCTGCAGCTTCCTGCACGCCCGGCTCCGCACGGCCACGCTGCGCCACGACGCCGACGGCCAGGCCACGCTCCTGAACCTGCTCCTGAGGAATTACCTCCACTATAACCTCTACGACCAGGCTGAGAAGCTCGTCTCCAAGTCCGTGTTCCCCGAGCAGGCCAACAACAACGAGTGGGCTCGGTACCTGTACTACACAGGTGAGAGGGGCTCGGTGcctgccctggctcctggcaCCCCACACCGAAGGGCTCCGGTTCCTCAGAGAACCTCTTTGAGCAGCTGGAGGTGGGGCTTCCAGGCAGGATTTGGAGCCCCATCCGTGTAGGTCGGGTTGGATTCACTGGGTGGCTTTCCCCACCCGCCCCGTGTGGGCGCAGGGCGGATCAAGGCCATCCAGCTGGAATACTCGGAGGCGCGGCGCACCATGACCAACGCCCTGCGCAAGGCCCCGCAGCACACGGCCGTCGGCTTCAAGCAGACGGTgagtggggagggggcaggaCCCCCCTGCACTGGGTCTGAGACCCCTCGGGGTTGGGATCTCACAGGGCTTGGATGTAGGACCTTGTGGGATGTCAAGCCCCATGGAGTTTGGTTCGGGACCTCCCGGCTTTGGGACATCCTGGGGACAGGTTTGGGGCTTCCTTGGATGTCAGCCTCCATGGACTCGGGTCctctgggatttgggatttcCCAGGGTCAGATCCAGGGCTCCCCAGGGTTGGGCTCCACGAGGACAGTCCTGGCACCTCCCAGGCTCAGCGCCTTCCAGGATGAGATCTGGGACCCCCCAGGGttgggctctgcagggacaggtgTGGGATCTCCCAGGGTCAGGCCCCACGGGGACAGATTTGGGACCTCCCAGGGTGTTGGGCCCTGCAGGGATGACAGATGTGGGACCTCCTAGGTTTGGAACTTCCCAGGGACAAATCTGGGACTTTCCAGGCCCCACAGGGACAGGAACAAATTATGGTTCTCCTGGGGTCGTGTGCCCCATGGGGATGGGTGCTAGACCTCTTGGGGGTGGTTTCAGGCCCTGTGGGGACTCACTCAGGGTCTCACTCTGCCCCAGGTGCACAAGCTGCTCATTGTGGTGGAGCTGCTCCTCGGGGAGATCCCGGACAGGCTCCAGTTCCGGCAGCCCTCGCTCAAGCGCTCGCTCATGCCCTACTTCCTGCTGACCCAGGGTATGGCTGCCCACCCCTGCCTGTCTCTGTCCTTCCCGCAGTgtcagagaatcatggaatatcctgagtgggaagggacccaaTGGGAGTTCTCTTCTCTCCCCTTGATGGGACTTGGATGCAGATGCCACTTGAGAAGGAGGAAGTCAGCCAGCCCTGACTCACTTTCCCcagcctttctccttcccccatTCCCACCTTCTTCCCTCCAGCTGTCAGGACGGGGAACCTGGCCAAGTTCAACCAAGTCCTTGACCAGTTTGGGGACAAGTTCCAGGCTGATGGCACTTACACCCTGATCATTCGGCTGAGGCACAACGTCATCAAGACAGGTAGGAGAGTGTTTGAGGACCCTCCGCAGGCTGGGCAGGCCTGGGGGGGCTGCGTCCCattcccttctccccacaggTGTCCGCATGATCAGCCTCTCCTACTCCCGCATCTCCCTGGCCGACATCGcccagaagctgcagctggacagCCCTGAGGACGCCGAGTTCATCGTTGCCAAGGTACCAGCACAGCGAGCCCCATCCTTTTGGGGTCCTGGGGTGCCCACAgccccccaccctgccccatccccccacccctccctgcaATGCCCCTGGGTTTGGGTTGAGGCTCCTCCAGGGAGAACTGGGGACACTCAGGGCGCCGCATCCCCGCTCTGTGCGCCGTGTCCCGAGCCCTCGGGGACACCCCATGCCCTGCCCCGTGCCCGGGCTCACAGGCCATCCGCGACGGCGTGA is a window encoding:
- the PSMD3 gene encoding 26S proteasome non-ATPase regulatory subunit 3, producing the protein MKQDGASRRRGDKAKAPPEGPPPAPPDVEMHEEAAPVAPEAAGERQPQRELDAITLEDIKEHVKQLEKAVSGKEPRYVLRALRALPSTSRRLNPNVLHKAIHGFFTSNCTVRDFLLGFLEESMDTEAELQFRPRTGKAASAPLLPEVETYLQLLLVIYLMNSKRYPEAQKVSDDLMQKISSQNRRALDLVVAKCYYYHSRIYEFLNKLDVVRSFLHARLRTATLRHDADGQATLLNLLLRNYLHYNLYDQAEKLVSKSVFPEQANNNEWARYLYYTGRIKAIQLEYSEARRTMTNALRKAPQHTAVGFKQTVHKLLIVVELLLGEIPDRLQFRQPSLKRSLMPYFLLTQAVRTGNLAKFNQVLDQFGDKFQADGTYTLIIRLRHNVIKTGVRMISLSYSRISLADIAQKLQLDSPEDAEFIVAKAIRDGVIEASINHEKGYVQSKEMIDIYSTREPQLAFHQRISFCLDIHNMSVKAMRFPPKSYNKDLESAEERREREQQDLEFAKEMAEDDDDGFP